Genomic DNA from Peribacillus simplex NBRC 15720 = DSM 1321:
AAACCAGGAAAAAAATTGAAGAAACTATAGAAGAATTAAACTATCAGCCTAATATAATAGCGCGCAGTTTAAAACAAAAATCCACATTTACCGTTGGGGTGGTGGTTGCCAACATCCTTCACACGTTTTCAACGCAAGTTATTAGAGCGATAGAAAACTACTTTTATGAACAAGGGTTTCATATTATCGTATGTAATGCAGATGACAACCCTGAAAAGGAAAAGAATTATATTGAAATGCTGAGAGCTAAACAAGTGGATGGGATCATCATTTTCCCCACAGGTGACAATCTTGATTTATATCAACGAATGAAGAGTGATCAATTCCCGATTGTTTTCATGGATAGGACGATCGAAGAATTGGATATTGCAACAGTCATGCTCGATAATCACCTTGCTTCCAAGTTAGCGATCGACCGATTTATTGAAAAGGGTTTTGAAAACATTGCAATCATGACCACTTCAATAATACGCGATATCAGTCCACGAATCGAACGGATCCAAGGTTACAAGGATTCACTGGCGTCACATGGGATACCATTAAATTCTGAATATATTAAAACAGTGAACGCAGATGAAAT
This window encodes:
- a CDS encoding LacI family DNA-binding transcriptional regulator: MKTITITDVANHAKVSKSTVSQYLNKRYEYMSEKTRKKIEETIEELNYQPNIIARSLKQKSTFTVGVVVANILHTFSTQVIRAIENYFYEQGFHIIVCNADDNPEKEKNYIEMLRAKQVDGIIIFPTGDNLDLYQRMKSDQFPIVFMDRTIEELDIATVMLDNHLASKLAIDRFIEKGFENIAIMTTSIIRDISPRIERIQGYKDSLASHGIPLNSEYIKTVNADEIPVALSEFFELEKPPQAILAGNDIVLNEVLRYMKQHEINIPDDIAVIGIDDVPYASFYTPTITTVNQPAIEMANLAAELLLSQINKTGKEDTSVHRLKPTLLSRNSC